A single region of the Lysinibacillus sp. B2A1 genome encodes:
- a CDS encoding response regulator has protein sequence MSKIMSTEDVMQEHEVKRYFEIWRESVIRSRLTFTAVFLKLAHPLQLPTTHNKITTFLQLKIRKTDLLFQLADGEHWGIFFLQSSDVEAKAFLNRIFAILKEEKEFNHITLKASITEIRNNNVDFETLIAKNKQKLGDNEQSTWSIVQVEDYREQPNEQVKVSILEQNPIFRKVLESTLNQLDIPHFTLAVTAYEDGYSFLQSDTYKTGHMHLIVMNDILPRKNGLEILHILRNMPNEKKFIIYMMSERNSEIAALNAYEGGVDEYIVKPFNLRLLEAKIKRTFARFWL, from the coding sequence TTTTGAAATTTGGCGTGAAAGTGTTATACGATCACGACTTACATTTACGGCAGTTTTTTTAAAATTAGCGCATCCCTTACAGCTGCCTACCACTCATAATAAAATAACTACCTTTTTACAATTAAAAATCCGTAAAACAGATTTACTTTTTCAATTAGCTGATGGAGAGCATTGGGGGATATTCTTTTTACAGAGTAGTGATGTAGAGGCAAAAGCCTTTCTGAATCGGATTTTTGCTATTTTAAAAGAAGAGAAGGAATTTAATCATATAACATTAAAAGCATCTATAACGGAAATTAGAAATAATAATGTAGACTTTGAAACCTTGATAGCTAAAAATAAGCAAAAATTAGGAGATAATGAACAATCAACATGGTCCATAGTACAAGTCGAGGATTATCGTGAGCAACCAAATGAGCAGGTGAAGGTTAGTATCCTTGAACAAAATCCTATTTTTAGAAAAGTACTTGAGTCCACTCTTAACCAATTAGATATACCTCATTTTACATTAGCAGTAACTGCCTATGAAGATGGCTATAGCTTTTTACAGTCTGATACCTATAAAACTGGACATATGCATTTAATTGTAATGAATGATATTTTACCTCGTAAAAATGGTTTAGAAATTCTTCACATTTTACGAAATATGCCTAATGAAAAAAAATTTATAATATATATGATGTCAGAGCGAAATTCCGAGATAGCCGCACTAAATGCCTATGAGGGTGGCGTCGATGAATACATTGTCAAACCATTTAATTTGCGTTTACTAGAGGCTAAAATTAAACGAACTTTTGCGAGGTTTTGGCTATGA